A genome region from Clostridium sp. JN-9 includes the following:
- a CDS encoding peptidase MA family metallohydrolase, giving the protein MRKFIILCIGLIFTFNIMGCGASKSANAAGEDKLKLQLESQHFRFYSFNKDVKCLNDLNKNLQENYKRISKDLNVSLKDKVDIEVYPDIQSFHNAIGAPMAPEWNVGTEWEGKIKMVSPLNPGKYHTYDTLMMVVVHEFTHVMVSQINSNLKDIPIWLNEGTAAFEAKQMNNNIKQDLKKKIQNNEVPPLFSMNSQNLSDGGYAFSYTAVEYVVKNYGYNSLIKLIKSPSNLQEILGCSSEEFEKRWMDFLVKNYN; this is encoded by the coding sequence ATGAGAAAATTTATTATTTTATGCATTGGTTTAATTTTTACATTTAACATAATGGGATGTGGAGCCAGTAAAAGTGCCAATGCGGCTGGTGAGGATAAATTAAAGCTTCAACTCGAGAGCCAGCATTTTAGGTTCTATTCATTTAATAAAGATGTAAAATGCTTAAATGATTTGAATAAAAATCTTCAAGAAAATTATAAAAGGATTTCAAAGGATTTAAATGTATCATTAAAAGATAAAGTTGATATTGAAGTTTACCCAGATATTCAGTCATTTCATAATGCAATAGGGGCACCTATGGCACCTGAGTGGAATGTTGGAACGGAATGGGAAGGCAAAATTAAAATGGTTTCACCTTTAAACCCGGGGAAATATCACACCTATGACACATTGATGATGGTAGTGGTGCATGAATTTACCCATGTTATGGTTTCTCAAATTAATTCAAATTTAAAAGATATACCTATATGGCTTAATGAAGGTACCGCAGCTTTTGAAGCAAAACAGATGAATAATAATATAAAACAAGATTTAAAGAAAAAAATACAAAACAATGAGGTGCCGCCGTTATTTTCAATGAATAGCCAAAATTTATCTGACGGGGGATATGCATTTTCTTATACTGCTGTAGAATATGTGGTTAAAAATTATGGATATAACTCCTTAATTAAATTAATCAAATCACCTTCAAATTTACAGGAAATATTAGGATGCAGCAGCGAAGAATTTGAAAAGAGGTGGATGGACTTCTTAGTTAAAAATTACAATTAA
- a CDS encoding DUF1540 domain-containing protein: MKAEKLNQPNQGIKCVVNTCHYYMSGDHCSASMIEVEHRNANTSQETDCATFTPESRA; the protein is encoded by the coding sequence ATGAAAGCAGAAAAATTGAATCAGCCTAACCAGGGAATTAAATGTGTTGTCAATACCTGTCACTATTATATGTCAGGAGATCACTGCTCAGCATCAATGATTGAAGTTGAACATAGGAATGCTAATACTTCGCAGGAAACAGACTGTGCAACATTTACTCCAGAATCAAGGGCTTAA